The genomic window TGGTTGTACGTTGGCGATGCCGGACGGTTGTCCCACATACGCAGCTTGAATGTCGAAGGCCCGAGAAAACAGAAAAGATCGGCCTGATCGACGTGTTCGTGCGGCCCGCGTGCAACGCCCGGCTTTGTGAACGAAATATATGACATCGCAGGGTGAAACTCCTCTGCGATCTCATCGTTACGGAACAACTCGGTCAGCCAGCCGCGCTCGTCCGTGTACCTCTTTAGCGGATACACGACCACATCCGCGATAGTCTCATCAATGAACGCCATAATTACAAATTGTTAAGATATCAAGCCGCGAAAGCATTTACGACCCGCCGAAGCCCTTTTTTTTATAAGTTCCGGCTGAGAGTCAGCAAATATAAGTCCGCACTCGTCACCCGCTCATCGAATACCGGCAGAGTTCGCGGCAGGCCCGTCCGAAGTCGGGAATTTATTGAAAGCCTCGCCTCCGGCCCGGCTTCCGCTAAACTCGGAAGCGCTAGATCACTGGCTTTTCATCCCGGCTAAAAAACGGGAGCTGGACATGTCCTCCGCTGTGCAACGAGAAGGTCATTGGCGGGACGAGCACAATACACTCCGGACACCGCATTGCGGCGGAGACCCCGAACGTCGGTCATTTTAACTGGTGATGCAGAATGTGCTCGGCAATATCACCGGCCGGTCTCTGAGGTTTTAATGTTTAGTGTTGCGTTTGAAGAACGCGACGATATCGGAGATCGAGTCTGTCGGAAACTGATGCCCGGCCTTTCGGATCTGTACTGCGAGTTCGGTATCATTCCTGCCTTTATAGGTTACGGTGTCGCCTTTTGAAACGCCCTTTCTCACGTCGATATCTAAAAGTTCCTCGACGAGGTTGAGCGATGCTTTCTGTGACCGTATCGGGACGATCGGATCATTTTCGCCCATGCTTACCCAGATCGATCTTGGAGCCGCATTTTGTATCAAACGCCCGCCCGGGGCGGCCACCGCACAAAAAGCAGCAAATTTGTCGCCGCGTGCTGCCCACAAAACGTAAACAAAACGCGCGCCGTTCGAAAATCCCGCAGCGTAAACCCGCTTGTCGTCAACCTTATAGTCTTTGTGCAGTTGCTTTAGAACTGCATCAAAAAACTTCAGATCACGATCACCTGCCGTTCCGGGCGCATTTTGCCAGCCATTCTTTACGCCCTCTTTGTCCGTGATTAGCCCAACGCCGGGAATGCCTTCCATATAGACGACGATCGCGTCCTTCCACGCGTCGTGAAACCTAAATCGCCGCGCGGCAAAGTCTGCGTTACCACCGTGTCCGTGAAAGAAGAACACCACCGGCGAGCTTTTTGTCTTGCCCGCACCGGCAAAAATGATCGCCTTTCGCTGAACACCGTCAACATTGAACGTCTGATAATTCTGAGGGAATGCCTGAACCGCAAATAGAAAGATCGCCGCTGCCGCAAATAATATCGTTCTCATAAGCTAAAAACGCCCGCCGAATATTAGACTCGATAAGATCAGATCTGGCCGAAGAGATCTTTAGAATGATCGGCGGCCCGCACAAGCGGCCTTTGCGTCTTTACTTAACGATCTTTGCGATGGAAAGGTACGTTGCATCACGCGGAGCAACTGTGGAGAATTTTGTTGGGCTGAAGAAACGGCGGAATTTTAGGCCATCGTACCCACAGGATACGACTTAAACAGCTTCGGCGTGGATTTTCAGACCGAGTGCGGAGATGACCTTGAGGATCGTGTCGAAACTCGGTGTGCGTTCGCCTGAAAGAGCTTTGTAGAGGCTTTCACGCGATAGGCCGGCTTCACGAGCGATCTCGGTCATGCCTTTCGCACGGGCAATATTTCCCAAAGCTTTTGCAATAAACGCTGCATCGCCGTCGGCAATTTCGAGACAAGCCTCAAGGTAAGCGGCCATGTCTTCCGGAGTTTCCAGATATTCCGCTGAATCGTACAGAGTTGTTTTTGTGCTTCCCATTTCTAAAGTTCCTTGGCTAGTTCTATCGCCTTTCGAATATCATCCGACTGTGAACTTTTGTCGCCGCCGGCAAGAAGAAAGACCAGTTGAGATCCATGTTGGGTAAAGTAAACTCGGTACCCGGGCCATAATTGATACGCATCTCGGAAACGCCTTTTCCCACCGGCAGTACATCGCCAGTATTTCCGTCCTGCATCCGGTCAATACGTGCTTGGATGCGAACCCGAGCGAGTCGATCACGAAGACCACGAAGCCATTTTGTAAAAAACCTCAGTTTGCCGGACTTCTACCATAAGGAAGTGTAGCCCATTGGCTACACTTTTTTAAGCCTTAAAATTCTTCGTGAACCCTTGCCACACCTCGGAATATTCGTGTTGGAGCTGCGCACAGTCCATGGCGAATTTTGTCGGGCGAATGATGTAGCGCGATTCGAACATAAAGGCCATCGTGCCGCTTAGTTTTTGCGGAACAAGCTCTGCGTTCGAGGCTTTTTCAAAGGCGTCGAGGTCGGGGCCGTGTGCGGTCATTTGGTTATGGAGCGAGCCGCCGCCGGGCAGGAAGCCCTCTTCTTTGGCATCGTACCGGCCGTAGATCAGTCCCATATATTCGCTCATCGTGTTGCGGTGGTACCAAGGCGGGCGGAAGGTATCTTCGCCGACGAGCCAGCGGTCAGGGAAGATGGCAAAGTCGCAGTTCGCAGTGCCGGCATCGCCCGAAGGGCTTGTCATTACCGTAAAGATCGACGGATCGGGATGATCGTAAGAAATGGTGCCGATGGTGTTGAAACGGCGAAGGTCGTACTTGAACGGAACGTTCGTTCCGTGCCAGGCGACGACATCGAACGGCGAATGGGCGATCTCGCAGGACCAAAGGTTGCCGCCGAATTTCGCGACCTGTTCAAAGGCGCCTTCGCGCCCGTCATACCATGCGACCGGCGTTTCGAAATCGCGCGGATTCGCAAGGCCGTTGGCACCGATCGGGCCAAGCTCAGGAAGGCGGAATTGCGCGCCGAAGTTCTCGCAGATGTAGCCGCGGACAGCGCCGTTCTCTTCGCAAGGTTCGGCCTGAAAACGAATGCCGCGCGGCAGCAGGACGATCTCGCCCGGCTCAGCCTCGATGCGTCCGAGTTCGGTCAAAAAGCGTATCCGCCCCATCTCGGGCACGAACAGCATCTCGCCGTCGGCATTGTAGAAATAGCGGTCGCCCATTCCGCGATTTGCGGCGTAGATATGGACGCCGATGCCGGCCTGCGAAAGGATGTCGCCGTTAAGAGCGATCGTCGTAACGCCCTCAATGAGATCTGTCGGCTCGGTCGGCACGGGCAGCGGATCCCAGCGCAGCTGATTTGGCGTTATGTCGATATCATCCGACTTGCCTTGCCAACGCCCATTGCCTATGCGTTCGAAAGGCTTGTGCATCGCCGAAGGGCGTATGCGATACGTCCACGTGCGGCGATTGTTCGCACGCGGAACCGTGAACGCCGTGCCCGAAAACTGCTCGGCGTAAAGCCCAAGCGGAGCCCGCTGCGGCGAGTTGCGCCCGACGGGCAACGCACCTTCAACAGCCTCGGTCGCAAACTCATTTCCAAATCCTGTTTGATATTTTAGTTTCATATGAGATCCAGCCACGAACAAACACGAAATGACATGAAATAACAAGGTCACATAACGAGCCGTTCATGTTCAAGTGAATCTTTCCCAAAATTGAGAAGAATCGCAAGTTTCAGTCCGGTCGCTTTAAGATAATTCAAAACTTGAGCTTTATGAACCGGAATTATTTTATCGAGAGCTTTTAATTCAAGGATTATTGAATCTTCGACCAATATATCGGCGATATAATCACCAATAATTTGTCCGTGAAAGCTAACCTTGATCGGAACTTGCTGCTCGGCACGAATGCCGTTCTCTCGGAGCAGAACCATCAGCGCGTTTTCGTAGACTTTTTCGAGAAAGCCAAATCCTAGCTCCTTCCTGACTTGAATCGCCAAGCCAACGATCCGATAGGAAAGGTCTCTGTAAACAATTTTGTCTTCCATTACTTGTTCGTGACCTTTCGTGTTTGTTCGCGGCTAAGCTCCTATAGATTTCCGCGCCGCCGCTGTTCTTCCTCGATCGAGACGAAGAGCGCCTTAAAGTTGCCTTTACCGAATCCCTTGCAGCCCTTGCGTTGGAGAATTTCGTAAAACACGGTCGGGCGGTCTTCGACCGGCTTTGTAAAGATCTGGAGCAGGTAGCCTTCGTCGTCGCGGTCAACGAGTATGCCGAGGCGTTTCAGGTCCTCGATGCTCTCGTCGATCTCGCCGACGCGTGCTGGGATCTCTTCGTAATATTCGTCCGGGACGCGCAGAAATTCGATGCCGTTGTCCTGCAGTTTTTGAACCGTCGCCAAAACATCGCGGCACAGCAACGCTACGTGCTGGGCACCGGCCGAGCGATAAAAATCGATGTATTCCTGGATCTGCGATTTGCCGCCCTTGCCCTCGGCAGGCTCGTTGATCGGGAATTTGATATTGTGCTGGCCGTCACTCATCACGATGGACATCAGCGCCGAATATTCGGTCGAAATATCCTTATCATCGAACGTGATGTAACGCTGGAAGCCCATCACATCCCGATAGAAATCGCACCACACGGTCATCTTGCCGAGTTCGACATTACCGACGATATGATCGACGAGCATAAGGCCGGTCGATTCGCCCTCTACCACTTGTTCGACAAAGCCGGGCAGGAACGGGCCGGAATAATTATGGCCGTTATTTGTGTTATACGAGATGAACGAGTGGATCGTATCGCCGTAGGTTCGGATCGCAGAATGCCGGACAGAACCATTGTCGTCCTTTAGGTCGCGCGGTTCGACTACGGGTGCGGCGCCACGCTTCACCGCCTCGTTAAAAGCGTGATCGGCATCCTCGACATAAAACGCGATGTCCTTTACACCGTCGCCGTGCTGTTTAAGATGCTCGGCCGCGGGATGTTCCGGGCCCATCGGAGCGGTCAGGACAAAATTGACCTTGCCCTGTCGGAGCACATAGCTCGTTGTCTCGCGATTGCCGGTTTCGAGGCCTGAGTACGCAACACGCGAGAAGCCGAACGCCTTTCGATAATAGAATTCGGCCTGCTTCGCATTGCCTACGTAAAACTCAACGTGGTGTATCTTCTTAAGCCCTAACGGATTATTTTGTTCTGTCATGATCTCTTCCTGTTCCTTATGTAACCTATTTGTTTTTCCGCTTTAGCCGGCGGATTCAGCATGGCTCGTATCGCCCCGAATACCTTTTTAAAACTCTCATCGTGATGATCGATCCTTTTTTCGATCGCAGCTAATTTCTTGGCAACTTCTTCGTTGGTTAAAGCCATTTTACGGATATTTACGAATGCCCGCATAATGGCGATGTTTACCTGCACCGCACGGTCGCTGTTCAACACACTCGAAAGCATAGCAACACCCTGCTCGGTAAAAACATACGGCATATAACGCCGTCCGCCGTAGTTGCTCGAACTTGAGATGCCAATTTGGTACCTCAAGTTTTCAAGCTCAGCTTCTGAAAGCCGAAACATAAAATCTTCAGGAAACCGTCGAATATTCCTTTGACGGTAGTGTCAAGTTCTTTGTGTAAATGATCTCCCTTCATTTTCAGTAGTAGTAGCAGGGGCTGTGGGAACGGTGGAAAAATGTCTTTTATTTTTCCACGGTTTCCATAGCCCGATCTTGTCAACTCTGTGGCAGCCGGTCTTCGTAGACGATAGCGAACCGGCTGAGGGCGGCCTTCCAATCGCGGATCGGCATGGTCCATTTTTTTGTGATATTTCGCAGAGCGAGATAGAGCAGTTTTTGCACGGCCTCGTCATTTGGAAATGATCCGCGGGCCTTTGTCACTTTGCGAAGCGTCATATTGAGCGACTCGATGGCGTTGGTCGTATAGATCACGCGTCTGATCTCCGGCGGATAGGCAAAAAATGGGATTATGCGGGTCCAGTTCGAGCGCCAGCTTCGAGAGATCGTCGGAAAGCGGGCATCCCACTTGTCGGCAAATTCGTCGAGCCGCTGTTCGGCCTCTGCGTCAGTCGCCGAGCTATAGATCGTTTTAAGGTCCCGGGCCACTTCTTTACGCTCCTTCCAGCCGACGTAATTGAGCGAATGGCGTACCATGTGGACGATGCACAACTGTACCTCAGCTTTCGGAAACACGGTCTCGATCGCTTCGGGAAAGCCTTTGAGCCCGTCAACACAGGCGATAATGATGTCATTAACGCCGCGGTTCTTGAGTTCGGTGACGACCGAAAGCCAGAACTTTGCCCCCTCACTCTGAGCTATCCACATGCCCAGCACTTCCTTCAATCCGTCCATGTTGACACCGATCGCCAGATAAACGGCCTTGTTTCGAACGTGGCCCTGGTCTCGAACCTTGAACTGAAGAGCGTCCAGGTAAAGGATCGGGTAGACCTCGTCAAGCTGCCGGTTCTGCCACGCTTTTACTTCATCAATGACCGCATCGGTGACTGTCGAAACAAGCGTCGGCGAGACTTCCACCTGGTAGATCTCTTCGATGTGCTGCTGTATCTCGCGGGTCGACATCCCACGTGCGTAAAGCGATATGATCTTCTCGTCAAAACCCGTGAATCGCGTCTGATGCTTGCCGACGATCTGCGGCTCGAACGTCCCCGCCCGGTCACGCGGCACCTCGATCGGTACTGTGCCAAAGTTGCCTTTCAGCGTCTTTCTCGATGTCCCGTTGCGCGAATTGCCGCTGCCTCTGCCCGACGCCTCATGCTTTTCGTATCCCACGTGCTCGGTCAGCTCTGCCGCCATCGCTCGCTCCAGCAGCCGCTTCGTCAACTGCTTCAGCAATCCGTCCTCCCCGATCAGATCCTCCGGCTTCTTATAGTCCTTCAATAAATTGTCAATCAGCTCGTTGTCTATGGTCATCTTTCCTCCCTCGCCGAACCTTATCCCATTCGACCGTTAATGACCATTTACACAAAATTATTTACACCCTCCTTTTGACCGCACGGTTCAATGCCGAGGTCGTTACGCCGTAAAGGCTTGCCAACTCACTATCGAGCATCACCTTATTACCGCGAATCATATATATTCGCCGCTCAACCTGGTCGAGCGTGACTATCGCCGTTTCGATCGTCTGCTTGCCTTTAGCCGCCATAGTTGAAATTCAACGCGATATATCTTCTTCGGCCCAAGCGGGTTCTTTACCTCAGCGCTCGTTTCTGTGATCACGCATTCGTAAATACTCCCGGATCAATACTCAATACGCCATCTCCGAAAGGAGGTCAGAATTTGCCGCTATCATTTCGTTTTATCAGCATAATAGCTGTTCGCTAATGTTTCCGTAAAATCGGCTACGAATTTATCCTTGCCGGGTTTTGCCTTTGGCCAGACCATATCAAAGTATTTCCATGCGAGGTCCTCGTGCCCGGTGTACATCAGATCGATCATCTCGCTCCAGAATGCCTCGTCGAACTGAAAGTCACCCGAATCGCTCGTATAAGGAGCGTTCGAGATCTTCTTCCTTGCGGCTGCTGCCTTTCGCGTCAACACGGCAAGGCTCGGCGCACGCTTTTTCATCAGATCGAAATTCGGCCGCGCGACTCCGTCGCGAAATTCGAGTATCACGTCGGGCATTGGTGAGCCTGCGAATGACATATTCCAATACGCCCAAGCGTTGTCGGCGGTCGCAAAACGCAGGCCGCCGCCGGGAGCCTTTCCGATGGCAGACATTCCCGCATTTTCGGTCGGCACCTCGCGGATCGCGCCCGTGCCGTTCGCGGGCAGCTCGATAAAGTAATAGGTCGTGCAGCAGTGAGCACCGCCCGAATAATAAGACAGCATGACGTCGGGCACGCCGTCGCCTGTTTTGTCCGCGGTGTTCTTTATAAGCGCAAGGCTCTTTTTACCTTGAGCCGATACCCCTTCGTCGTCGTCGCTTGCGTCCGCAAATGAGAATCCCATTACCGGCGATTCGATATCGCCGTAAAGAATATTCTTGAGCAGTCCGCCCTTCTTTACCGTGGCGAACGTCGCGCCGGCCTCGTCATCAGAGCCCGGTATGGTCACAAGCTCGATATCATAGCCGGCGGCCTTTCGCTTATCTTTGACAGTTGCATTTGCCGGCACTTTGAACTGATCGCTGAGCGAAAGCGAAACCGTTTGCGGCTGCTTGTCATCCGCCTTCGGATCGATGAAGAACTTTATCGAATACGTGTCCGCTTTCGGAGCGACAAAGTATGCCGCATGGACGTATGACGCGTCGCCGCGTTGCTCTTGCCCGCCCGCGCTGTTCGTGATCGAATAAGACAACCAACTTCTCGCTTCCTCGGTCGTCCACGAAAAAGCTGCAAACCCATTCTCTTTCAGCCTGACGTCAAATACAGCCGGTTTATTGAATTCGACCTTGAAGTCCCGCCGCTCGCCGGGAGCGAGTGCATTTGCACCATTTTGCGCGACCGCCAATGACCGGACGCCAAATATCGCCAAAGTTAAAACAACAAATGTATAAATTCTCTTCATAATGACCTATTTCAAACTATAAGCTACAAAGCCGTATCCTTCGCAACGCCGCGACCGCCGTAAAATCAGGCCGCATCAAAAATGTAAGCATCCGCACGTCCGCTATTTCGTCGGCTGCCAGATGACTTTTCCGGTTTTGTCGATATAGCCGCACTTTGCCCCAACATCGTAACTCTCGCAAACCTCAGAAAGTCCGCGATAAAAATCTTGTGCGCTCCCAAACTTTTGTCGAATAACTAGGCTTCCTTTTTCATCAATAAAACCGATTTCATTACCCGCTAAATAGACTTCCGCCAGTCCGTCACTAAAATCCGACCAAATATCAATCGACGGATCGAACAGAAACTTCCCTGTTTTGTCTATTGCGCGATGTCCCGGTCCCACTGCAACACGGGCGATTCCATTTGAAAATGATTCGCAACCGCCCCTGCCGACCTTGAATATTACTTTCCCGGTTTGGTCAATAAACCCATAGTTAGCATTATGTCTTGTTATGGACATTCCAGTCGGCTTGACCACGTCTCCACCAAGTTTCACGCAAGCGAGACCTTCGGAAAAATCTCTTGCCCAGCTAAATTTGGGTTTTATTACAATCTTTCCGGCTCGATCAATATAGCCATATTTGCCATTTACAAAAACTCTGGCTAATCCTTCGGAAAATTGATTGGTATCGTCAAAATTTGGGGGTATTACCCATTCACCTTTTGTGTTGATGAACCCCATTTTCCATTCGGACATTATCGAGATCTCAGCGGCAGCAATGCCATTGCGAAACTCAGAAACCTCTGAAAACTTTGGTTCAATCACCATCTCGCCTTTTTTATTTATAAAACCCCAGCGATACCATGTATGCGATGCAGAGGTGTAAAAGGTATTATTGCCGATCTTGATTTTTTGCTTGGTTTGATCGTATCCAACAGCCGCAAGGCCTTCTGAGAAATGCGCCGCAACATCCCATTCAGGCCGGATAACGACCTTACCGCTCTCATCAATGAACCCCTGACTAAACCCTTGTGTGATTATGGTGTCTCTGCCCACAGACACGCGAGCTAAGCCTTCTGAAAAATATGAGGCCCCATCGAATTGCGGCTCAATGACGATCTTTCCCGTTCTGTCAATGTAGCCGGCCTTTCCATTTACATAGACCGGGAACCAGTTGTCCGATACATGATCCTGAGCCGCAATTCGTTGAACGCCCGTCAGCACCGCCAAAAAAGCCGCGATCAAAAATGTGTGCAGCAGAAAACGCATCACTTCGTATCTCTGTTTTAGATGCTTTGCATCATAAAGACGCCATTTGGCACTTCAGAGCTTTATCGCTAACTCTAACTCACCGCCGAGGCCGCTTTC from Chloracidobacterium sp. includes these protein-coding regions:
- the hppD gene encoding 4-hydroxyphenylpyruvate dioxygenase gives rise to the protein MTEQNNPLGLKKIHHVEFYVGNAKQAEFYYRKAFGFSRVAYSGLETGNRETTSYVLRQGKVNFVLTAPMGPEHPAAEHLKQHGDGVKDIAFYVEDADHAFNEAVKRGAAPVVEPRDLKDDNGSVRHSAIRTYGDTIHSFISYNTNNGHNYSGPFLPGFVEQVVEGESTGLMLVDHIVGNVELGKMTVWCDFYRDVMGFQRYITFDDKDISTEYSALMSIVMSDGQHNIKFPINEPAEGKGGKSQIQEYIDFYRSAGAQHVALLCRDVLATVQKLQDNGIEFLRVPDEYYEEIPARVGEIDESIEDLKRLGILVDRDDEGYLLQIFTKPVEDRPTVFYEILQRKGCKGFGKGNFKALFVSIEEEQRRRGNL
- a CDS encoding ORF6N domain-containing protein; the encoded protein is MFRLSEAELENLRYQIGISSSSNYGGRRYMPYVFTEQGVAMLSSVLNSDRAVQVNIAIMRAFVNIRKMALTNEEVAKKLAAIEKRIDHHDESFKKVFGAIRAMLNPPAKAEKQIGYIRNRKRS
- a CDS encoding ORF6N domain-containing protein, which gives rise to MAAKGKQTIETAIVTLDQVERRIYMIRGNKVMLDSELASLYGVTTSALNRAVKRRV
- a CDS encoding dTDP-4-dehydrorhamnose 3,5-epimerase family protein, with the translated sequence MAFIDETIADVVVYPLKRYTDERGWLTELFRNDEIAEEFHPAMSYISFTKPGVARGPHEHVDQADLFCFLGPSTFKLRMWDNRPASPTYNHRMTLFAGENEALAVIVPKGVVHGYKNVGETDGMVINCPNKLYMGAKRTEPIDEVRHEDDPETLFKMDDRDKFGG
- a CDS encoding IS256 family transposase, with translation MTIDNELIDNLLKDYKKPEDLIGEDGLLKQLTKRLLERAMAAELTEHVGYEKHEASGRGSGNSRNGTSRKTLKGNFGTVPIEVPRDRAGTFEPQIVGKHQTRFTGFDEKIISLYARGMSTREIQQHIEEIYQVEVSPTLVSTVTDAVIDEVKAWQNRQLDEVYPILYLDALQFKVRDQGHVRNKAVYLAIGVNMDGLKEVLGMWIAQSEGAKFWLSVVTELKNRGVNDIIIACVDGLKGFPEAIETVFPKAEVQLCIVHMVRHSLNYVGWKERKEVARDLKTIYSSATDAEAEQRLDEFADKWDARFPTISRSWRSNWTRIIPFFAYPPEIRRVIYTTNAIESLNMTLRKVTKARGSFPNDEAVQKLLYLALRNITKKWTMPIRDWKAALSRFAIVYEDRLPQS
- a CDS encoding esterase; the encoded protein is MRTILFAAAAIFLFAVQAFPQNYQTFNVDGVQRKAIIFAGAGKTKSSPVVFFFHGHGGNADFAARRFRFHDAWKDAIVVYMEGIPGVGLITDKEGVKNGWQNAPGTAGDRDLKFFDAVLKQLHKDYKVDDKRVYAAGFSNGARFVYVLWAARGDKFAAFCAVAAPGGRLIQNAAPRSIWVSMGENDPIVPIRSQKASLNLVEELLDIDVRKGVSKGDTVTYKGRNDTELAVQIRKAGHQFPTDSISDIVAFFKRNTKH
- a CDS encoding GxxExxY protein, with the translated sequence MEDKIVYRDLSYRIVGLAIQVRKELGFGFLEKVYENALMVLLRENGIRAEQQVPIKVSFHGQIIGDYIADILVEDSIILELKALDKIIPVHKAQVLNYLKATGLKLAILLNFGKDSLEHERLVM
- a CDS encoding homogentisate 1,2-dioxygenase; the encoded protein is MKLKYQTGFGNEFATEAVEGALPVGRNSPQRAPLGLYAEQFSGTAFTVPRANNRRTWTYRIRPSAMHKPFERIGNGRWQGKSDDIDITPNQLRWDPLPVPTEPTDLIEGVTTIALNGDILSQAGIGVHIYAANRGMGDRYFYNADGEMLFVPEMGRIRFLTELGRIEAEPGEIVLLPRGIRFQAEPCEENGAVRGYICENFGAQFRLPELGPIGANGLANPRDFETPVAWYDGREGAFEQVAKFGGNLWSCEIAHSPFDVVAWHGTNVPFKYDLRRFNTIGTISYDHPDPSIFTVMTSPSGDAGTANCDFAIFPDRWLVGEDTFRPPWYHRNTMSEYMGLIYGRYDAKEEGFLPGGGSLHNQMTAHGPDLDAFEKASNAELVPQKLSGTMAFMFESRYIIRPTKFAMDCAQLQHEYSEVWQGFTKNFKA
- a CDS encoding putative addiction module antidote protein, with protein sequence MGSTKTTLYDSAEYLETPEDMAAYLEACLEIADGDAAFIAKALGNIARAKGMTEIAREAGLSRESLYKALSGERTPSFDTILKVISALGLKIHAEAV
- a CDS encoding WG repeat-containing protein, producing MRFLLHTFLIAAFLAVLTGVQRIAAQDHVSDNWFPVYVNGKAGYIDRTGKIVIEPQFDGASYFSEGLARVSVGRDTIITQGFSQGFIDESGKVVIRPEWDVAAHFSEGLAAVGYDQTKQKIKIGNNTFYTSASHTWYRWGFINKKGEMVIEPKFSEVSEFRNGIAAAEISIMSEWKMGFINTKGEWVIPPNFDDTNQFSEGLARVFVNGKYGYIDRAGKIVIKPKFSWARDFSEGLACVKLGGDVVKPTGMSITRHNANYGFIDQTGKVIFKVGRGGCESFSNGIARVAVGPGHRAIDKTGKFLFDPSIDIWSDFSDGLAEVYLAGNEIGFIDEKGSLVIRQKFGSAQDFYRGLSEVCESYDVGAKCGYIDKTGKVIWQPTK